The nucleotide sequence ATCTGGTTGAAGAAATCGCTGAAAAAACCCCGGGCGTATTGCTGTTAACGGCGACACCAGAACAGCTGGGTGTGGAATCGCACTTTGCCCGCCTGCGTCTGCTTGATCCGCAACGTTTTAATTCTTTAGATCGCTTCCTGGATGAAGAAGCACAATATCAGCAGACTGCAAAAATCGCTGAAGTGTTAATGTCAGATATGCCACTCGAAGAAGGGCATCTGACTGCACTGAAAGGTCTGCTCGGCCATGAGGTTGAAGATACGCCTGAGCAGCGTTTCCGTGCTATTCATGAAATTTTAGACCGTCATGGTACGGGTCGTATCCTGTTCCGTAATACCCGTGAAGCGATTCAAGGTTTCCCAGGTCGCGACTGTCAGCCCGCACCACTTCCTTCACCAGCAGGCTGGTCAATGGATGGCAAGCTGCGTGAACAGATGTGGCCAGAAGAATCCCAGCTGGATGGTTCATGGATGGAAACTGATCCACGTGTGCCTTGGCTGATGGAAAAACTGCGTACCGATCTGAAACACAAGAAAGTGTTGCTGATTGCTCGTAGCGGTCCAGTCGTGGAAGCGCTGGAAAATGCCTTGCGTCTGCATGCCGGTATCCGTACCGCAATGTTCCATGAAGGCATGAGCCTGCTGGAACGTGACCAGGCAGCAGCATACTTCGCTGAAGAATCTTATGGTGCACAAATTTTACTGTGTTCAGAAATTGGTTCCGAAGGCCGTAACTTCCAGTTCGCCTCTGACCTGATCCTGTTTGACCTTCCAGCCAACCCGGATGTACTGGAACAGCGTATTGGTCGTTTGGACCGTATCGGTCAGCAAAACCGTATCCAGATTCATGTGCCTTACCTCGTTGGTACTGCACAGGAGCGTATGTTCCGCTGGTATAACGAAGCGTTAAACATTTTCAGTAATATTTCGCCAACAGCGCAAACTTTGCAGGAAAACTTTATTGTTGAACTGAAAGACTGCTTGCTGGCAGACAAAGGTCAGCAATTTGAAGACCTGCTAGAAGAAGTCACTGTGCAGCGTCAGGCACTGGAAGCCGAATTGCAGGAAGGCCGTGACCGTCTGCTGGAGTACAATTCTTGTCGTCCAATGGTGGCACAGGAAATTGTTAATGCGCTAGAAGACTATGATGATAATACGACTTTGCCGATGTTCATGAAGCGCTTTATGGCGTCAACCAACATTGATTTTGATGAGCAAAGTAACGGTACCGTGATCATCAAGCCAACCGATCAGATGCAGGTGCAAGGTCTGACTTTGGACGAAGAAGGCATGACCGCGACTTTCTATCGCGATCAGGCACAAATCCGTGAAGATGCGCAATATCTGACCCTTGAGCATCCATTCACTGAATCTGTGATGGAAATGATTAATACTCAAGGCTTTGGTAGCACTAACGTGGCGGTATTAAAGTCAGCGGCATTGCCACAAGGCTCTGTACTTTTAGAAGTATGGTTCAAAGTGGATGTGGTAGCGCCAAAAGCATTGAATCTACCAGCAAGTTTGCCACAACAATTGATTCGTGTATTGCTGAGTGAAAAAGGTCAGGATCTGTCACAAAAAATTGCTCCAGAAATCCTGAAACCTTATCTGCATCATTTGGATGGCAATAGCTGTCGTCAAGTGGTGAAAGCACGTCGTGAAGTAATTGAAGCACGTTATCAGCAAGCTCTGGAGTTGGCGCGTTCAGCATTGCCTCAATTTAAAGAGCAGGCCAAAGAAGCTTATGGCAGCAAATGGCAATATGAGATTGACCGTCTGACTTATCTGAAACAGTTCAACCCAAGCATCCGTGAAGATGAAATCACCCGTCTGCAAAAACTGCAGAAAGAAGGTTTGAATTTGTTGGATGGTTTGTCTGTAACTCCAGAAGCCATTCAGGTGATGGTCGTAGTCAAACCATAATCATTGTGTCTTGTCCTGAAATAGATTGACAGTATTCCACTTCAAACCGAGTTAAGCAATTAGCTCGGTTTTTGTTTGCTCATACATCTGATTCGGGGTGTTCATATTTAAACTTAAATGCGGTCTATAACAATTGTAAATCATGATAGATTCCGCAATTAAGTGATCTAACTCCTTCATGGTTTGACATCGCGTGGTTAAAAACTCCTGCTTTAATATTCCATTAATTCGCTCTGCTAATGCATTCTGATAACAGTCCTTGCCATCTGTCATGGAAGGACATATCCCATAATGGCGCAATGCCGATTGATATAGCTCAGAGCAATATTGAGCACCTCTATCTGAATGATGAATCATCCTAGTCGCTCGATCTGTCGCTTGCTGCATCGCCATATGTAGAGCCTGCACAACATTCTCCGCACGCATATCATTCGATAACTTATAACCTTTAATCTGTCGGGTATAAGCATCTGTCACCAAGGATAAATAATGCACACCTTCAGCACTCTCAACATAGGTAATATCACTAACAAAGACTTCATTGGCTTGCACTGCTGAATAATCCTTTAATAAATTTGGATGCTTCTTCATCCAATGCTTGCTATCCGTAGTTTTTGTATAGCGACGCTTAGGGCGAATCAATAAGTTATTTTCTTTCAATATTTTAAATAACTGATCCCGTCCACACTTTAAACCACGTTGCAACAATTTGCCTTTAATAAGCCAATACAGCTTACGTGTTCCGATACTTGGCATGAGACAGCGATATTCCATAACCAACTCAAGTATTTGTTCAGTTGCTTGTGCAGTCATTTGAGCACGTTTTTCTGCTTGATAATAAGCTTGTCGGGTGATTCCCAACCACTGACAATAACGTGAAACGCTTAGTCTTCTTTGGCTTTGCCAATCTTTGAAACGTGCTCGGTATACTTTTTTCCAAGATCAGTCCCACATTCTTTATCAATGTGATAAATCACATCCTGAATAAATTCAGTTTTAAGCTTTTCTGCGGCTAACTGCTTTTCTAATTGGCGGATTCGTTGTTGGGGTGTCAATTGGCGTTTAGAAGAAGTCGGCATATTCGAAGTCCAGTCCTGTTGTCCGTGCTTGCGTAACCATACCAGCACAGTTGATCTTCCTTGAATACCATATTTTGCCTGAGCTTGCTTATAAGTAATTTGCCCTTTTTCTACTTCATGTACCACCATCATTTTAAAGGCAAAGCTATAGTCACGTTGTGTACGTTTAACTCGTTGTTCTCGTTTATGTTCCATAAAATAAGTCTCTTAAGGTGTAAACTTATTTCAGGACGGGACATTGTTTAATTTATAAAAAGCAGCTTTCGGGCTGCTTTTTTATTGCGGCTTTAATAGATCGTACTAAGGGAGTTTGAGCTTTTACTTTGTATCCAGTGACTTAAAAGTCATGTGCTGGAAGATTTTATCCCGAATGTGTTCAAGTTTTCACGTTAAGCTGACTAATATCAAGGATTGACGATTCACATAAAAATATGAAGCATACACTCCATTTTACTCATGCCAATGGGATTCCATCTGCTACGTACCACACATTTTTAAACTGCTTTGAGGATGAATATAACGTTAAAAGTATTCCCTTGATCGGAATGAATCCTCGTTATCCAATTACCAAGGACTGGCGTTATCTGGTGGATGAGGTGATTGCTGATATTGAACAACAGTTTCCTCATCAGCAGGTAATTGGATTAGGACATTCTTTTGGCGGGCTAGTTACTATGATGGCGGCTTATAAAAAGCCAGCGTTATTCACCAAGCTGATCATTATGGATCCGCCCTTTGTAATTGGGAAAAACAGTGCCATATTTGAAGTGATCAAGGCGCTGAATCTAAAGAGTGTTGATCGCTATACGCCAGCGGGGGTGACCTTGAAACGTAAAGATCATTGGTCTTCACGTGAGGAAGCCGTTTCAACTTTACGCAATAATCGTCTGTTCCGCAGTTTTGATGAGCAATGTTTTCTGGATTATATCGACAGCGGCATTGTGGATGATCCCAAACGGGGTGGCGTGACTTTACGAATTCCCAAACGGGTGGAAGCCGAAATTTTTCGTACTGTTCCAGCCTGGTGGTGGCGTACGCCGCGTAAGCCACCTCAAGTCCCGATTCATTTAATTACCGCTGAACAGAGTCCGTTTTATCAGCAAG is from Acinetobacter sp. ANC 7912 and encodes:
- the rapA gene encoding RNA polymerase-associated protein RapA, with product MEKLQQFAIGQRWLSDTETELGLGVLIDVDERSVSILFPKSDETRVYARSNAPLSRIIFNANDELQDQEGNTWTVVSVEDRNGVVRYHVVRTLEDGTEERKALNETRVGATIQLSKPLDRLLASQIDYKEWYDLRIEAMLMQANMQNSPLRGLIGSRVGLIPHQLYIAHEVGQRFAPRVLLADEVGLGKTIEAGLIIHQQLKTGRSERVLILVPDSLQYQWMIEMRRRFNLEFSLFDLTRTASIKEHDPDLNPFLTEQRIIASVDLMVDHEDLREQALEAGFDLLVVDEAHHLMWSEEEGGNDRYDLVEEIAEKTPGVLLLTATPEQLGVESHFARLRLLDPQRFNSLDRFLDEEAQYQQTAKIAEVLMSDMPLEEGHLTALKGLLGHEVEDTPEQRFRAIHEILDRHGTGRILFRNTREAIQGFPGRDCQPAPLPSPAGWSMDGKLREQMWPEESQLDGSWMETDPRVPWLMEKLRTDLKHKKVLLIARSGPVVEALENALRLHAGIRTAMFHEGMSLLERDQAAAYFAEESYGAQILLCSEIGSEGRNFQFASDLILFDLPANPDVLEQRIGRLDRIGQQNRIQIHVPYLVGTAQERMFRWYNEALNIFSNISPTAQTLQENFIVELKDCLLADKGQQFEDLLEEVTVQRQALEAELQEGRDRLLEYNSCRPMVAQEIVNALEDYDDNTTLPMFMKRFMASTNIDFDEQSNGTVIIKPTDQMQVQGLTLDEEGMTATFYRDQAQIREDAQYLTLEHPFTESVMEMINTQGFGSTNVAVLKSAALPQGSVLLEVWFKVDVVAPKALNLPASLPQQLIRVLLSEKGQDLSQKIAPEILKPYLHHLDGNSCRQVVKARREVIEARYQQALELARSALPQFKEQAKEAYGSKWQYEIDRLTYLKQFNPSIREDEITRLQKLQKEGLNLLDGLSVTPEAIQVMVVVKP
- a CDS encoding alpha/beta hydrolase, whose product is MKHTLHFTHANGIPSATYHTFLNCFEDEYNVKSIPLIGMNPRYPITKDWRYLVDEVIADIEQQFPHQQVIGLGHSFGGLVTMMAAYKKPALFTKLIIMDPPFVIGKNSAIFEVIKALNLKSVDRYTPAGVTLKRKDHWSSREEAVSTLRNNRLFRSFDEQCFLDYIDSGIVDDPKRGGVTLRIPKRVEAEIFRTVPAWWWRTPRKPPQVPIHLITAEQSPFYQQGLPQGLKKIYQIDYSVLPGGHMFPLEQPEMVAEFVKNKLKTLG
- a CDS encoding IS3 family transposase (programmed frameshift), coding for MEHKREQRVKRTQRDYSFAFKMMVVHEVEKGQITYKQAQAKYGIQGRSTVLVWLRKHGQQDWTSNMPTSSKRQLTPQQRIRQLEKQLAAEKLKTEFIQDVIYHIDKECGTDLGKKVYRARFKDWQSQRRLSVSRYCQWLGITRQAYYQAEKRAQMTAQATEQILELVMEYRCLMPSIGTRKLYWLIKGKLLQRGLKCGRDQLFKILKENNLLIRPKRRYTKTTDSKHWMKKHPNLLKDYSAVQANEVFVSDITYVESAEGVHYLSLVTDAYTRQIKGYKLSNDMRAENVVQALHMAMQQATDRATRMIHHSDRGAQYCSELYQSALRHYGICPSMTDGKDCYQNALAERINGILKQEFLTTRCQTMKELDHLIAESIMIYNCYRPHLSLNMNTPNQMYEQTKTELIA